The Pyrococcus kukulkanii genome contains a region encoding:
- a CDS encoding DUF3194 domain-containing protein, whose amino-acid sequence MRKVVHIGLPKLSEEELIEVGSIAQEVIIDYIFDHLAKSEVRDMEVTARINQGETLDLEIEVFIEVPIFVKVDVDSLIEEAIDKAYEAVERYLRRKSNERREEAEELSEELGEG is encoded by the coding sequence ATGAGGAAAGTTGTCCACATAGGCCTTCCGAAGTTGAGTGAGGAAGAGCTGATTGAGGTAGGTAGCATAGCCCAGGAGGTCATCATTGATTATATATTCGACCATCTTGCGAAGAGCGAAGTTAGAGACATGGAAGTTACGGCGAGGATAAACCAGGGTGAAACCCTCGATTTGGAGATAGAGGTTTTCATTGAAGTCCCGATCTTTGTCAAGGTTGATGTTGATTCCTTAATTGAGGAGGCCATAGACAAGGCTTACGAGGCCGTTGAGAGGTACCTAAGGAGGAAATCAAATGAAAGGAGAGAGGAAGCTGAAGAACTTTCTGAAGAACTTGGAGAAGGATGA
- a CDS encoding prefoldin subunit beta: MQNVPPQVQAMLGQLESYQQQLQLVIQQKQKVQADLTEAKKALEEIEKLPDDAIIYKTVGTLIVKTTKDKALQELKEKVETLNVRLNALNRQEQKINEKVKELTQKIQAALRPPTAG; encoded by the coding sequence ATGCAGAACGTTCCTCCCCAGGTTCAGGCCATGCTTGGTCAGCTTGAAAGCTATCAGCAACAGCTTCAGCTTGTGATCCAGCAGAAGCAAAAGGTTCAGGCTGATTTGACGGAAGCAAAGAAGGCTTTGGAGGAGATAGAGAAGCTGCCAGATGATGCTATCATATACAAGACAGTTGGAACTTTAATAGTTAAGACTACGAAGGATAAGGCTCTCCAAGAGCTCAAGGAGAAAGTTGAAACCCTTAATGTCAGGCTCAACGCCCTCAACAGGCAGGAGCAGAAGATCAACGAGAAGGTTAAAGAGCTAACCCAGAAGATCCAGGCAGCCTTGAGACCACCAACTGCCGGTTGA
- a CDS encoding DHH family phosphoesterase produces the protein MKGERKLKNFLKNLEKDEGIILLCHHNADPDSLGSAIAFSNFLLSLGFTRVRIGVAQSVASYSRRLMAFSKVPIEKNPRIDERVVFIFDTSSLEQLEPIEIPPSSTILVFDHHVEKENPIPADIAIVDPTRTSTAEIVWELFKKFKYRDEDSARVLLAGIISDTSNFRYANAKTFKTVYEILNLYNFSIPEISQLVAPVSDENTEQAKRMAILKACQRMEIHKVGRFVVVTSRVSAYEALACKVFLQLGADVAIVGSEKGGVRISARAKDYLVKRGLHLGKIMEKVGPIIEGSGGGHAGAAGANGKKNLSEAIKFLVKEIEKFLRGLS, from the coding sequence ATGAAAGGAGAGAGGAAGCTGAAGAACTTTCTGAAGAACTTGGAGAAGGATGAGGGAATAATACTTTTATGTCACCACAACGCCGATCCCGATTCTTTAGGCTCCGCAATAGCGTTTTCGAACTTTCTCCTCTCCCTGGGATTTACTAGAGTTAGGATTGGCGTCGCCCAGAGCGTGGCGAGCTATTCTAGGCGTTTAATGGCTTTCTCTAAGGTTCCAATAGAGAAGAACCCCAGAATAGATGAAAGGGTCGTGTTCATCTTTGACACATCGTCCCTTGAGCAACTTGAGCCAATCGAAATTCCCCCCTCCTCTACCATACTGGTCTTTGACCATCACGTCGAGAAGGAGAATCCTATACCTGCCGACATAGCTATAGTTGATCCAACTAGGACTTCTACAGCTGAGATAGTTTGGGAGCTCTTCAAAAAATTCAAGTACAGGGATGAGGACTCTGCAAGGGTTCTCCTCGCTGGAATAATATCGGATACATCGAACTTTAGGTATGCAAACGCCAAGACCTTCAAGACCGTGTACGAGATACTAAACCTATACAACTTCTCGATACCTGAGATCTCCCAGCTTGTCGCTCCGGTTAGCGATGAGAACACCGAGCAGGCGAAGAGGATGGCTATCCTCAAAGCTTGTCAGAGGATGGAGATCCACAAGGTCGGGAGGTTTGTGGTTGTGACGTCTAGGGTTTCCGCATATGAAGCCTTAGCCTGTAAGGTTTTCCTCCAGCTGGGAGCTGACGTTGCCATAGTCGGGAGCGAGAAAGGTGGGGTTAGGATTTCTGCAAGGGCCAAGGATTACCTCGTTAAGAGGGGACTTCATCTTGGCAAAATTATGGAGAAGGTCGGGCCGATAATTGAGGGTTCCGGCGGAGGGCATGCTGGGGCCGCGGGAGCTAATGGCAAGAAGAACTTAAGTGAGGCGATAAAGTTCTTGGTTAAGGAGATTGAGAAGTTTTTGAGGGGTCTATCTTAG
- the serK gene encoding L-serine kinase SerK, translated as MGVEKVPKYDIPVKKVEYVFIELDKMKPHEQLVQRELEDFIESVTGSGIFWKPMLLAKIPGTDEYLIVDGHHRWAGLQKLGAKRAPSVILDYFDEGVKVYTWYPAFKGDVNKVIERLKAEGLEVIEDPEAEEKAERGEIAFALVGEKSYAIPGKLEEQKKVSKVLDEMDQAGEIELVYYGLKEDAKADMEKGGIDYVFIRKAPTKEEVMELVKKGEVFSPKTTRHVLPFIPDKIDVKLEDLF; from the coding sequence ATGGGTGTCGAGAAGGTTCCTAAGTACGACATTCCAGTTAAGAAGGTTGAATACGTATTCATCGAGCTTGACAAGATGAAGCCGCACGAGCAGCTTGTTCAGAGGGAGCTTGAGGACTTCATAGAGAGCGTTACCGGTAGTGGCATATTCTGGAAGCCAATGCTCCTAGCTAAGATCCCAGGAACCGATGAGTACTTGATAGTTGACGGTCACCACCGCTGGGCCGGCCTCCAGAAGCTCGGCGCAAAGAGGGCCCCCTCGGTAATTCTTGACTACTTCGATGAGGGGGTTAAGGTCTACACATGGTATCCGGCATTTAAGGGGGACGTTAACAAGGTCATAGAGAGGCTAAAGGCTGAGGGCCTGGAGGTAATTGAAGATCCAGAGGCTGAAGAAAAGGCTGAGAGGGGAGAGATAGCCTTTGCTCTCGTAGGAGAGAAGAGCTATGCAATCCCAGGGAAGCTTGAGGAGCAGAAGAAGGTGAGCAAGGTTCTGGACGAGATGGATCAGGCGGGAGAGATAGAGCTCGTCTACTACGGCCTTAAGGAAGATGCTAAGGCGGATATGGAGAAGGGGGGGATAGATTACGTCTTCATTAGGAAGGCCCCAACGAAGGAAGAGGTTATGGAGCTCGTGAAGAAGGGTGAAGTGTTCTCGCCTAAGACAACGAGGCACGTCCTTCCATTCATTCCCGACAAGATCGACGTTAAGCTCGAGGATCTCTTCTGA